Proteins encoded by one window of Paenibacillus urinalis:
- a CDS encoding glycosyltransferase family 2 protein, whose translation MNSEYTVYLTGAAFSKRTAAYNNNAFYLYQSIRDQLLHCSAHWLVWSPTALHLSDYAKQRLEAELHALSPDTHCVVCPGDRFIFRKECFNLSNTGHVRSLPSAFWLGWELHARCSSLNRITCLSEALQPLFLPSKQQHRNYVLATPPEVSNCSDKSSRHPILSVLRRSTVPASHSMTSLDQSPLITVMLSVFNMGKTVEWAIRSVLAQTYLNWELLIGNDASTDNTAELIEHFTMDSRVRVIHSYTNKGKAVMMNLLLEQANGKYVLELDGDDWLATNALEALLTVSSLHPDSGLATGGCGVWRRSKHGDLYYRSTDYFDGNLESANHAHPPVPRMYNMQALQRVGGWTVLPGLYGRIFEDIALCQKILKQYSFVLTDDIVYHRVIHPRSISQQHLPLYPEWKEHLEKEVK comes from the coding sequence ATGAATAGCGAATATACCGTCTACCTTACGGGCGCAGCCTTCAGCAAACGAACAGCCGCATATAACAACAACGCTTTCTATTTATATCAATCAATTCGTGACCAGCTATTACATTGCTCTGCACATTGGCTCGTATGGTCTCCCACTGCTCTTCATTTATCCGATTATGCCAAGCAGCGGCTTGAAGCCGAGCTGCATGCTCTATCTCCCGATACCCATTGTGTCGTTTGCCCAGGGGACCGCTTTATTTTCCGGAAGGAATGCTTCAATTTATCAAATACAGGTCATGTACGATCTTTGCCCTCCGCCTTCTGGCTGGGCTGGGAACTGCACGCCCGCTGCTCGTCGTTGAATCGTATAACCTGCCTATCTGAAGCACTTCAGCCTCTGTTCCTGCCTTCCAAGCAGCAGCATAGGAATTATGTTCTCGCCACTCCTCCTGAGGTTAGCAACTGCAGCGATAAAAGTTCCCGTCATCCCATCCTTTCGGTATTACGACGCTCCACCGTTCCCGCTTCTCATTCAATGACCTCGCTCGATCAATCACCTCTCATAACCGTCATGCTTAGTGTATTCAACATGGGCAAAACCGTAGAGTGGGCAATCCGTTCCGTGCTTGCACAGACCTACCTGAACTGGGAGCTCCTCATCGGTAACGACGCTTCAACGGACAATACTGCCGAGCTTATTGAACATTTCACGATGGATTCACGTGTTCGCGTCATCCACTCTTATACAAATAAAGGCAAGGCAGTGATGATGAATCTTCTGCTGGAGCAAGCAAACGGAAAATATGTGCTGGAGCTGGATGGTGACGACTGGCTTGCGACAAACGCTCTTGAAGCACTGCTAACCGTCAGTTCACTCCATCCAGACTCAGGACTCGCAACAGGTGGATGCGGGGTATGGCGGCGCAGTAAACATGGTGATTTGTATTACCGGAGTACGGACTATTTTGACGGAAATTTGGAATCTGCCAATCATGCTCACCCTCCTGTTCCCCGCATGTATAACATGCAGGCACTTCAGCGAGTTGGCGGATGGACTGTGCTGCCCGGGCTTTATGGAAGAATATTCGAGGATATTGCTCTCTGCCAAAAAATACTCAAGCAGTATTCGTTTGTACTGACAGACGATATCGTATATCACCGGGTCATTCATCCGAGAAGCATCAGTCAGCAGCATTTGCCGCTCTATCCTGAGTGGAAGGAACATTTGGAGAAGGAGGTGAAATGA
- a CDS encoding glycosyltransferase, with protein sequence MAVIIYPKTMNWKFMRQRPQQLMTELGARGHHVFFENLAPMNSQLDEVEPGVHLFTDHHSFVKRHLDKLRKEHPVVVWTTWAKQRTRLASIYRPDAVIYDCCDEFPHWAKYEHRMVESADHLVATAETIRTRLSLAYPDKPITLIPNAADASMFDTPAVQRPHDLPAGPTVAYIGAWAYWVDHALFAKAAEQYPNVQFVSIGAPYGDIPGYGTLPNVHILGEKPHSELKKYLQHIDVAVIPFLYHPITLATNPVKAYEYMATGVKVLSTALPECIRMEPYVTTATTHEDFIGKLGQMLFEQEDPAAKLARIAYARENTWVQRGEAADEVIRKTLQRKGLHE encoded by the coding sequence ATGGCAGTTATCATCTATCCTAAGACGATGAACTGGAAGTTTATGCGGCAGCGACCGCAGCAGCTGATGACGGAGCTTGGAGCTAGAGGACACCATGTGTTCTTCGAGAACCTTGCACCTATGAACAGTCAGCTGGATGAAGTAGAGCCTGGCGTACATTTATTTACGGACCACCATTCGTTTGTTAAGAGACATCTGGACAAATTAAGAAAAGAGCATCCCGTTGTTGTCTGGACGACCTGGGCTAAGCAGAGAACAAGACTTGCATCGATCTATCGGCCGGATGCCGTTATCTATGATTGCTGTGACGAGTTTCCGCATTGGGCAAAATACGAGCATCGGATGGTTGAATCTGCCGATCATCTGGTCGCAACCGCTGAAACGATCCGAACACGTCTGTCACTAGCCTACCCCGACAAACCCATTACCCTCATCCCTAATGCGGCTGATGCCAGCATGTTTGATACGCCTGCCGTTCAGAGACCTCATGATCTTCCTGCAGGTCCAACGGTCGCCTATATTGGCGCCTGGGCTTATTGGGTCGATCATGCATTGTTTGCGAAGGCGGCAGAGCAATATCCGAATGTACAGTTTGTCTCTATTGGTGCGCCCTACGGAGACATCCCGGGCTATGGTACCCTGCCGAACGTACACATTCTGGGAGAGAAGCCGCATAGTGAGCTGAAAAAGTATTTGCAGCATATCGATGTTGCTGTCATTCCTTTCCTATATCACCCGATCACCCTTGCCACTAATCCCGTGAAGGCGTACGAATACATGGCTACTGGAGTCAAGGTCCTCTCTACCGCACTACCGGAATGTATTCGGATGGAGCCGTATGTTACTACGGCAACGACTCACGAGGATTTTATTGGCAAGCTGGGTCAAATGCTATTTGAACAGGAGGATCCTGCAGCAAAATTAGCACGAATTGCCTATGCAAGAGAGAATACTTGGGTTCAGCGCGGAGAAGCAGCAGATGAAGTGATACGCAAAACCCTTCAGCGCAAAGGATTACATGAATAG
- the wecB gene encoding non-hydrolyzing UDP-N-acetylglucosamine 2-epimerase: MEEHRIRVLVVFGTRPEAIKMAPIVKTLEAAPDIEPIVCVTGQHEEMLAQVLKAFDIVPHIELKVMREAQTLYGLTARLIESLEPVMKAEKYDLVLVHGDTSTAFSAALCAYYAQIPIGHVEAGLRTYDKYAPFPEEMNREFIGRVADLHFAPTTTAAKRLASEHRKEHVYVTGNTSIDALRWTIKKEFDHPLLSKLHPGTRKIFMTMHRRENWGSPMKQVFQAVREIIEQDRTLELIYPVHPNPAVKDLAFEMLGGTERIHLIEPLDVSDMHNMMNHAYVILTDSGGIQEEAPSLGKPVLVLRDKTERPEGVKAGTLRCVGTEYEKVKKEIELLLSGGKRYQRMTRAANPYGDGHASDRIASIILKYFAD, from the coding sequence ATGGAGGAACATCGAATCAGGGTGCTTGTTGTGTTCGGAACGAGACCTGAAGCTATCAAAATGGCGCCCATAGTAAAAACACTAGAGGCGGCACCTGACATCGAGCCTATTGTGTGTGTTACCGGGCAGCATGAGGAGATGTTGGCTCAAGTATTGAAAGCATTTGATATCGTACCGCATATTGAATTGAAAGTGATGCGGGAGGCCCAGACATTGTACGGCTTGACCGCCCGTTTAATAGAATCGCTTGAGCCTGTCATGAAGGCCGAGAAATACGACCTTGTGCTCGTCCATGGTGATACGTCTACGGCTTTTTCAGCTGCACTCTGTGCATACTATGCTCAAATCCCGATTGGTCATGTCGAAGCTGGACTGCGGACGTATGACAAATATGCGCCCTTTCCGGAAGAAATGAATAGGGAATTCATAGGCCGTGTTGCAGATCTGCACTTTGCACCTACCACTACAGCTGCCAAAAGGCTCGCAAGCGAGCACCGGAAAGAGCATGTTTACGTGACAGGCAACACATCCATTGATGCTCTGCGCTGGACGATCAAGAAAGAGTTCGACCATCCACTGTTATCGAAGCTGCATCCTGGAACTAGAAAGATATTCATGACCATGCATCGGAGAGAGAACTGGGGCAGTCCGATGAAACAGGTGTTTCAGGCGGTTAGAGAGATCATTGAGCAGGATCGGACACTTGAGCTGATTTATCCGGTACATCCGAATCCGGCCGTAAAGGACCTGGCGTTCGAGATGCTCGGCGGAACGGAACGCATTCATTTGATTGAGCCGCTTGATGTGAGCGACATGCATAATATGATGAATCATGCTTATGTTATTCTGACCGATTCAGGGGGGATCCAGGAGGAGGCACCTTCGCTCGGCAAGCCCGTACTCGTCCTTCGTGACAAGACGGAGCGGCCGGAAGGTGTCAAGGCAGGTACGCTTCGCTGTGTAGGGACAGAGTATGAAAAGGTCAAGAAGGAGATCGAGCTGCTGTTGTCAGGAGGAAAAAGATATCAGCGCATGACAAGGGCTGCCAATCCTTATGGTGATGGTCATGCTTCAGATCGAATTGCATCCATTATATTGAAGTATTTTGCAGATTGA
- the trhA gene encoding PAQR family membrane homeostasis protein TrhA — protein sequence MANTYTYTRREEVANAITHGIGALLSVAALVLLIIAASVNGTAWHVVSFTVYGVSMLLLYISSTFVHALKDGRAKDLFEIFDHSSIYLFIAGTYTPFLLVAIRGTLGWTLFGIIWGIALFGVAFKAFFTKRFLFMSTLFYIAMGWLIIIAWAPLTAAIPSGGIALLVAGGLCYTLGTIFYVWRGFPFHHAIWHLFVLAGSVLHFFAVIIYLTPIRL from the coding sequence ATGGCTAACACCTATACCTATACTCGGAGAGAGGAAGTCGCAAATGCCATCACCCATGGAATAGGGGCTCTCCTCAGTGTTGCAGCGCTCGTACTTCTTATTATTGCCGCAAGTGTGAATGGAACAGCTTGGCATGTTGTCAGCTTTACGGTTTATGGAGTGTCCATGCTGCTCTTGTACATCAGCTCTACCTTCGTACATGCTCTGAAGGATGGCAGAGCGAAGGATCTATTTGAAATTTTTGATCACTCCTCCATCTACTTATTTATAGCAGGAACATATACTCCATTCTTGCTGGTCGCGATTCGCGGTACACTCGGCTGGACCCTGTTTGGAATCATATGGGGAATTGCCTTGTTCGGTGTAGCGTTCAAGGCGTTCTTCACTAAGCGGTTTCTGTTCATGTCTACCTTGTTCTACATCGCGATGGGCTGGCTGATCATCATTGCGTGGGCTCCATTAACCGCCGCAATTCCTTCTGGAGGAATAGCTCTTCTTGTTGCCGGAGGACTTTGCTATACGCTGGGTACGATCTTCTATGTATGGCGCGGCTTTCCGTTTCATCATGCCATTTGGCATTTATTCGTTCTGGCAGGCAGTGTGCTGCATTTCTTTGCCGTCATTATTTATCTGACACCAATCAGATTATAG
- a CDS encoding putative DNA-binding protein, whose translation MSQENRLEKTNRINLLFDFYENLLTEKQQTFLKYYFHDDFSLGEIASEFEISRQAVYEHIKRAEQVLEMYEDKLGLLAKHERRLMNLEKLKDMIESSGMTSEDKHRMNEMMNHLEVLE comes from the coding sequence ATGAGTCAGGAGAATCGGCTTGAGAAGACGAATCGAATCAACTTACTGTTTGATTTTTATGAAAACCTGTTAACTGAGAAGCAGCAGACTTTTCTGAAGTATTATTTTCATGATGATTTCTCCTTGGGAGAGATTGCCTCCGAATTTGAGATTAGTCGACAAGCGGTTTACGAGCACATTAAGCGTGCAGAGCAGGTACTTGAAATGTATGAGGATAAACTCGGCTTGCTTGCGAAGCATGAACGACGGCTTATGAATCTTGAGAAGCTTAAGGACATGATTGAATCAAGCGGGATGACGAGTGAAGACAAACATAGAATGAATGAAATGATGAACCACCTGGAGGTTCTGGAATAG
- the ffh gene encoding signal recognition particle protein, with protein sequence MPFEGLTARLTNVFSKLRGKGKVSEEDVNEAMREVRLALLEADVNFKVVKQFISKVKEKAVGKEVMESFTPGMVIIDIVNKELTDLMGGSQSKLAKANKPPTVIMMVGLQGAGKTTTTGKLAKLLQKQNAKPLLVAGDIYRPAAIKQLQVLGEQLKAPVFTLGDKTSPVEIAKQGLQHAKDNGHDYVIIDTAGRLHVDEELMEELRLIHSNVNPDEVLLVVDAMTGQDAVNVAEHFNTQLSLTGVVLTKLDGDTRGGAALSVKAVTGCPIKFITLGEKLDALEPFHPERMSSRILGMGDMLSLIEKAQSNIDTAKAKEMEQKMRTASFTFEDFLEQMDQIKKLGPLDQLMDMIPGMSNMKQTKDLKVDDKQMNRIEAIVFSMTREEKQNPEIINPSRRKRIAAGSGTTVAEVNRLIKQFDEMRKVMKQFSGMMGPKGNKKAMKQLKGLGKGMKFPFR encoded by the coding sequence ATGCCATTTGAAGGATTAACAGCTCGACTTACCAATGTATTCAGCAAGCTTCGCGGTAAAGGGAAAGTAAGTGAGGAAGACGTTAACGAAGCGATGCGAGAGGTGCGTCTTGCCTTGCTTGAAGCCGATGTTAACTTCAAGGTCGTCAAGCAATTTATTTCGAAAGTCAAAGAGAAGGCCGTCGGTAAAGAAGTGATGGAGAGCTTCACGCCTGGCATGGTCATCATTGACATCGTAAATAAAGAGCTGACCGATCTGATGGGCGGAAGCCAGTCTAAGCTGGCTAAGGCAAACAAACCGCCGACAGTCATTATGATGGTCGGGTTGCAGGGTGCTGGTAAGACGACAACCACGGGTAAGCTTGCGAAGCTGTTACAGAAGCAAAATGCAAAGCCGCTGCTTGTGGCAGGCGACATTTACCGCCCGGCAGCGATCAAGCAGCTGCAGGTGCTTGGAGAGCAGCTCAAGGCACCGGTATTCACTTTAGGTGACAAGACAAGCCCGGTAGAGATTGCGAAGCAAGGCTTACAGCATGCCAAGGACAACGGTCACGATTATGTTATTATCGATACGGCTGGTCGTCTCCATGTGGATGAAGAGCTGATGGAGGAGCTTCGGTTAATTCACAGCAATGTGAATCCGGATGAAGTGCTTCTCGTCGTTGATGCAATGACAGGTCAGGATGCAGTGAACGTAGCAGAGCATTTTAACACGCAGCTATCGCTTACCGGCGTCGTGCTTACGAAGCTGGATGGAGATACGCGCGGTGGTGCTGCCCTCTCCGTCAAAGCAGTGACCGGGTGCCCGATCAAATTTATCACCCTGGGTGAGAAGCTCGATGCACTTGAACCTTTCCATCCAGAACGCATGTCCTCCCGAATTTTGGGTATGGGTGATATGCTGTCCTTGATCGAGAAGGCCCAGTCGAACATTGATACGGCCAAAGCGAAGGAAATGGAACAGAAGATGCGGACCGCATCGTTCACGTTCGAAGATTTCCTCGAGCAAATGGACCAGATCAAGAAGCTTGGACCACTTGATCAGCTCATGGACATGATTCCTGGGATGAGCAATATGAAGCAGACCAAGGATCTTAAAGTCGATGACAAGCAGATGAACCGGATCGAAGCTATCGTATTCTCCATGACTAGAGAAGAGAAGCAGAATCCAGAGATCATCAATCCATCTCGCCGTAAACGGATTGCAGCAGGCAGCGGTACTACCGTTGCGGAAGTTAATCGTCTGATTAAGCAGTTCGATGAAATGCGTAAAGTAATGAAGCAATTCAGCGGTATGATGGGGCCGAAGGGCAACAAGAAAGCAATGAAGCAGCTTAAAGGACTTGGTAAGGGAATGAAATTTCCTTTCCGTTAA
- the rpsP gene encoding 30S ribosomal protein S16, which produces MAVRIRLKRMGAHKAPFYRVVVSDSRSPRDGRFIEEIGYYNPVEQPAVVKIDEDKALKWLQNGAQASDTVRNLLSKAGVMKKFHELKQQK; this is translated from the coding sequence GTGGCAGTTCGTATTCGTCTGAAACGTATGGGAGCTCATAAAGCGCCTTTCTATCGTGTGGTTGTATCGGATTCCCGTTCCCCGCGTGATGGCCGTTTTATCGAGGAAATCGGTTACTACAATCCGGTTGAACAACCAGCAGTGGTTAAGATCGATGAAGATAAAGCACTCAAATGGCTTCAAAATGGTGCGCAAGCATCTGATACAGTTCGCAACTTGCTTAGCAAAGCGGGTGTAATGAAGAAATTCCATGAGCTTAAACAACAGAAATAA
- a CDS encoding KH domain-containing protein, which yields MEQLVGVIAKALVDHPEDVSVRTLEKDRLVVYELTVHPEDVGKVIGKQGRIAKALRTVVTSAAVKMDKRVTVDIIS from the coding sequence ATGGAACAATTAGTCGGCGTTATTGCGAAGGCTTTGGTAGATCATCCGGAAGATGTGTCGGTCCGGACACTGGAGAAGGATCGCCTTGTTGTCTATGAATTGACCGTGCATCCTGAGGATGTGGGGAAAGTGATCGGCAAGCAGGGGAGGATCGCGAAAGCACTCCGTACGGTCGTCACATCTGCAGCAGTTAAGATGGATAAACGGGTTACCGTCGATATCATATCTTAA
- the rimM gene encoding ribosome maturation factor RimM (Essential for efficient processing of 16S rRNA) encodes MSQFFNVGKIVNTHGIRGELKVLPLTDFPEERFAKGSKLVIETGEGQLPVTVESARLHKNMYVVRLNDFTNINEVEKYKGMMLKVSSEYQTELSEDEFYFHQIVGCEVVTDEGEALGTIKEILTPGANDVWVVKANKGKEILLPYIDDVILHVDVVNQKVTVHLMEGLV; translated from the coding sequence ATGTCACAATTTTTTAATGTTGGAAAAATCGTAAATACCCACGGAATTCGTGGTGAGCTAAAAGTACTTCCACTGACCGATTTCCCGGAGGAGCGCTTTGCTAAAGGGAGCAAGCTGGTTATCGAAACGGGAGAGGGACAACTGCCTGTAACGGTAGAGTCAGCAAGACTTCACAAAAATATGTATGTCGTGCGTTTAAACGATTTCACAAACATCAATGAAGTAGAAAAATATAAAGGTATGATGCTGAAAGTGTCTTCTGAGTATCAAACTGAGCTGAGCGAAGACGAGTTCTACTTCCATCAAATTGTCGGCTGCGAAGTGGTAACTGATGAAGGCGAGGCACTTGGCACGATCAAAGAGATCCTGACTCCAGGAGCGAATGACGTTTGGGTGGTCAAAGCAAACAAAGGCAAAGAGATTCTGCTTCCTTATATTGACGATGTCATATTGCATGTTGATGTTGTGAATCAAAAGGTAACTGTGCACCTGATGGAAGGATTAGTGTAA
- the trmD gene encoding tRNA (guanosine(37)-N1)-methyltransferase TrmD produces the protein MKVDVLTLFPEMFYGVFGTSILGKAQAKGIVSLNALNFREYAGNKHGQVDDMPYGGGGGMVLKPEPIFAAVEDLLNEADQDAQSSAAAKSAEETQPEASSAKQPRIILMCPQGETFTQKKAEELSKEEHLIFICGHYEGYDERIREHLVTDEISTGDYVLTGGELPAMVVIDSVVRLLPGVLGNETSAVTDSFSTGLLEYPHYTRPAEFRGHKVPDILLSGHHKNIDAWRREQSLLRTLTRRPDLLEQVELTKKEKAWLDQHKRDE, from the coding sequence ATGAAGGTTGATGTATTAACCCTGTTTCCGGAAATGTTTTATGGTGTATTTGGTACCAGCATATTAGGGAAAGCCCAAGCCAAAGGAATTGTTTCTTTGAATGCGCTGAATTTTCGTGAATATGCGGGGAACAAGCATGGACAAGTAGACGACATGCCATACGGCGGCGGCGGCGGAATGGTGCTGAAGCCAGAGCCGATTTTTGCAGCAGTAGAAGATTTGCTGAACGAAGCGGATCAGGATGCCCAATCGAGTGCTGCTGCAAAATCAGCTGAAGAGACACAGCCAGAGGCTTCTTCTGCCAAGCAGCCGCGCATCATTCTGATGTGCCCTCAAGGCGAGACCTTTACGCAGAAGAAGGCAGAGGAGCTGTCCAAGGAAGAGCATCTCATCTTTATATGTGGTCACTATGAAGGCTATGATGAGCGAATTCGAGAGCATCTCGTCACGGACGAGATCTCGACCGGAGATTATGTGCTGACAGGTGGAGAGCTGCCTGCAATGGTCGTTATAGACAGTGTGGTAAGACTGCTTCCAGGGGTGCTGGGCAACGAGACAAGTGCAGTTACAGATTCATTCAGCACCGGTTTGCTAGAGTACCCTCACTATACCAGACCTGCGGAGTTTAGAGGCCACAAGGTACCGGATATCCTGCTCTCAGGTCATCACAAAAACATTGATGCTTGGCGCAGAGAGCAGTCCTTGCTTCGGACACTCACCAGACGCCCCGATCTGCTGGAGCAGGTGGAGCTGACGAAGAAGGAGAAAGCATGGCTGGATCAGCATAAACGGGATGAATAG
- the rplS gene encoding 50S ribosomal protein L19 translates to MNIVQAITQEQLRKDLPNFRPGDTVKVHVKVIEGTRERIQLFEGVVIKRRGGGISETFTVRKISYGVGVERTFPLHSPKIDKLEVARRGKVRRAKLYYLRELRGKAARIKEIR, encoded by the coding sequence ATGAATATCGTCCAAGCGATTACACAAGAACAATTGCGTAAAGATTTGCCGAACTTTCGTCCTGGTGACACTGTAAAAGTGCACGTTAAGGTTATCGAGGGAACTCGCGAACGTATCCAGTTGTTCGAAGGTGTAGTAATCAAACGCCGTGGTGGTGGAATCAGTGAGACTTTTACAGTTCGTAAAATTTCTTACGGTGTAGGTGTGGAAAGAACTTTCCCGCTTCATTCCCCAAAAATCGATAAACTCGAAGTGGCTCGCCGTGGTAAAGTGCGTCGTGCGAAGCTTTATTATCTTCGTGAACTTCGCGGTAAAGCAGCGAGAATTAAAGAAATTCGTTAA
- the lepB gene encoding signal peptidase I → MEQDVQNERLNTPENGNSKSKKVKNEIWEWIKAIAIALVLVFIIRFFLFKPFIVDGPSMQPNFHTGERVIVNQILYDIRQPERGEVVVFHVPSENRDFIKRVIAVEGDTVEVTGDTLRVNGEVVEEPYLQEAIAEAQANGGQYNTYNFPNEYFPDGTVPEGHIFALGDNRGNSTDSRMIGYVPLEDIVGRADVIFWPLKDIEWINH, encoded by the coding sequence ATGGAGCAGGATGTACAGAATGAACGATTGAATACACCGGAGAATGGGAATTCTAAGTCAAAGAAAGTAAAGAACGAGATTTGGGAATGGATCAAAGCCATTGCAATTGCATTAGTGCTTGTGTTTATTATCCGATTCTTCTTGTTCAAGCCTTTTATTGTTGACGGACCATCGATGCAGCCGAATTTTCATACAGGGGAAAGAGTCATTGTGAACCAGATTCTGTATGATATCAGGCAGCCTGAACGCGGAGAGGTCGTTGTCTTCCATGTCCCTTCTGAGAACCGGGATTTCATTAAGCGGGTCATTGCTGTAGAAGGGGACACCGTTGAAGTCACTGGAGATACCTTGCGAGTAAACGGCGAAGTTGTAGAGGAGCCTTATCTGCAAGAAGCGATTGCAGAGGCACAGGCGAATGGCGGACAGTATAACACTTATAACTTCCCGAATGAGTATTTCCCAGACGGCACAGTGCCGGAAGGTCATATTTTTGCCCTTGGTGATAACCGTGGGAACAGTACAGACAGCCGCATGATTGGATATGTGCCGCTTGAGGATATTGTAGGACGTGCCGACGTTATTTTCTGGCCGCTGAAGGATATCGAATGGATTAATCACTGA
- the ylqF gene encoding ribosome biogenesis GTPase YlqF codes for MTIQWFPGHMTRARRQIQEKLKLIDVVIELVDARLPLSSRNPMIDEILQDKPRMILLNKSDLADPKVTEEWIKYFKEEGHTALAVDANTGTGVKDIPSTAKILLKEKIDRQIAKGMNPRAIRALIVGIPNVGKSTLINRLAGRNIAATGDRPGVTKGQQWIRVGKEIELLDTPGILWPKFEDQNVGYRLAVTGAIKEEILNVEDIAFFAIKYLAQYYWPAMQERYGLSEAPKDSEDPDQIVAVMEEIGRKRGAVMSGGRIDLEKASSLMLRELRGGKLGRFSLESPF; via the coding sequence ATGACCATACAATGGTTTCCAGGACATATGACGAGAGCCCGTCGACAAATTCAGGAGAAGCTGAAATTGATTGATGTCGTCATTGAACTGGTGGATGCACGGCTTCCATTATCCAGCCGTAACCCGATGATTGATGAAATATTGCAGGACAAGCCAAGAATGATTCTGCTGAACAAGTCAGATTTGGCTGATCCGAAGGTAACGGAAGAATGGATTAAATATTTTAAAGAAGAGGGGCATACTGCACTTGCAGTCGATGCCAATACAGGTACCGGGGTTAAGGATATCCCCTCAACTGCTAAGATCTTGTTGAAGGAAAAGATCGATCGGCAAATTGCCAAAGGCATGAATCCGAGAGCGATTCGCGCACTGATCGTTGGCATTCCGAATGTCGGCAAATCGACATTGATCAACCGTTTGGCTGGCAGAAATATCGCGGCTACCGGTGATCGACCAGGCGTAACCAAAGGTCAGCAATGGATCAGAGTAGGTAAGGAAATTGAACTCCTGGATACCCCAGGTATTCTGTGGCCTAAGTTCGAAGATCAGAATGTGGGCTATCGTCTGGCCGTGACCGGTGCGATCAAGGAAGAGATACTGAACGTGGAGGACATCGCCTTCTTCGCGATCAAGTATCTTGCTCAGTATTACTGGCCGGCAATGCAGGAGCGTTACGGCTTGTCTGAAGCTCCAAAGGATTCGGAAGATCCAGATCAAATCGTTGCCGTTATGGAAGAGATCGGGCGCAAGCGCGGCGCTGTCATGAGCGGGGGACGAATTGATCTGGAGAAGGCATCCTCCTTGATGCTTAGAGAGCTGAGAGGCGGCAAGCTTGGTCGATTCAGTCTGGAATCTCCTTTTTAA
- a CDS encoding ribonuclease HII, with the protein MKELDLNIQETDTFEEPEMDMLKYEREAWDSGAEYITGIDEVGRGCLFGDVVAAAVILPKGLVLEGVNDSKKLSDKKRELLFDIIMKEAVAVGIGIVDVETIDRINIRQASRLAMKQAVHALTPSPDHLLVDAETVDIPLPQLSIIKGDANSQSIGAASIIAKVTRDRMCKGEWDALYPEYGIAIHKGYATKLHREQLLALGPTPLHRRSFLGKILGEQEQPTLF; encoded by the coding sequence ATGAAAGAATTGGATCTGAACATACAGGAGACGGATACGTTCGAAGAGCCTGAGATGGATATGCTTAAATATGAAAGAGAAGCATGGGACAGCGGAGCTGAATATATTACAGGCATTGATGAAGTAGGAAGAGGCTGCTTGTTCGGTGATGTCGTTGCCGCAGCCGTCATTTTGCCAAAAGGGTTAGTGCTCGAAGGGGTCAATGATTCCAAGAAGCTAAGCGACAAGAAGCGTGAATTGTTATTTGACATCATTATGAAGGAAGCTGTCGCAGTAGGTATCGGGATCGTCGATGTGGAGACTATTGACCGGATTAACATTAGGCAGGCTTCTCGGCTTGCGATGAAACAGGCGGTTCATGCACTTACTCCATCTCCGGATCATCTGCTCGTGGACGCAGAAACCGTAGATATACCTCTGCCGCAACTATCAATTATTAAAGGGGACGCGAACAGCCAATCGATTGGTGCAGCATCTATCATTGCCAAGGTAACAAGAGACCGGATGTGTAAAGGCGAGTGGGATGCTCTGTATCCTGAGTACGGTATTGCTATACATAAAGGATATGCAACAAAGCTGCACAGAGAGCAGTTGCTCGCACTGGGGCCTACACCGCTGCATCGCAGAAGCTTTCTCGGAAAAATATTAGGAGAGCAGGAGCAGCCTACTTTGTTCTAA